The following coding sequences are from one Epilithonimonas vandammei window:
- a CDS encoding ISAon1 family transposase, with amino-acid sequence MYGVNGKKFRRQYKKSLSDFKNWKQKPHAEDYILFSENCSENLSLDEVALSEGELYTVLTSKTARGRKGSIVAIIKGTKSENVIEKLMKIGRKLRHKVKEVTLDMAGSMKLISKISFPNAVQVIDRFHVQKLAIEAVQELRIKHRWEAIDLENEILKQAKDKKTKPEIEVFENKDTRKQLLARSRYFLYKSCEKWTQNQRLRAGILFREYPDLEVAYNLADGLRKIYKQNITKSVAMLKLAHWFKDVEESGFKSFTTLKNTITNHYNDILNYFEIRSTNASAESFNAKIKNFRLQLRGVKDKAFFLFRLSQIFA; translated from the coding sequence ATGTACGGGGTAAATGGCAAAAAATTCCGAAGGCAATACAAAAAATCGTTAAGTGATTTTAAAAACTGGAAACAGAAACCCCATGCAGAAGATTACATTCTATTTTCCGAAAATTGTTCTGAAAATTTATCATTAGATGAAGTCGCTTTATCCGAAGGAGAACTTTACACCGTACTTACCTCCAAAACAGCAAGAGGTAGAAAAGGGAGTATTGTTGCCATTATTAAAGGAACAAAAAGCGAAAATGTAATTGAAAAACTTATGAAAATAGGTAGAAAATTAAGGCATAAAGTAAAAGAAGTGACTCTGGATATGGCAGGCTCTATGAAACTGATTTCTAAAATAAGTTTCCCAAATGCAGTGCAGGTTATTGACCGTTTCCATGTTCAGAAACTCGCTATTGAAGCCGTTCAAGAACTCAGAATAAAACACCGATGGGAAGCGATTGATTTAGAAAATGAAATCCTAAAACAAGCCAAAGACAAGAAAACAAAACCCGAAATCGAAGTTTTTGAAAACAAGGATACCCGAAAGCAACTCTTGGCAAGAAGCCGTTATTTTTTGTATAAAAGCTGTGAAAAATGGACACAAAACCAAAGACTCAGAGCAGGAATTTTATTCCGAGAATACCCCGATTTAGAAGTCGCCTACAATTTAGCGGACGGTTTAAGAAAAATCTACAAGCAAAATATTACAAAATCTGTTGCCATGCTCAAACTGGCTCATTGGTTTAAAGATGTTGAAGAATCAGGTTTTAAATCTTTTACAACACTTAAAAACACCATCACCAACCATTATAACGATATTCTCAATTATTTTGAAATAAGAAGTACCAACGCTTCCGCAGAATCTTTCAATGCTAAAATCAAAAACTTCAGACTTCAACTCAGAGGGGTCAAAGACAAAGCTTTTTTCCTTTTCAGATTATCCCAAATTTTTGCGTAG
- a CDS encoding ISAon1 family transposase N-terminal region protein — translation MFTSPELLKLLLPEYLVAYFDIVKFEEKEGQLHIYFEEKNTIPKEFSSLHLQSKGFHEEITVDDFPLRGKPVKLHIQRRRWTDTKSGKILQRDWNLIAKGTRMTQDFAEFLKKISRY, via the coding sequence GTGTTTACAAGTCCAGAATTATTAAAGTTATTACTGCCCGAATATTTAGTGGCGTATTTCGATATTGTAAAATTTGAGGAAAAAGAAGGACAGCTTCATATTTATTTTGAAGAAAAGAATACCATTCCGAAAGAGTTTTCCTCACTTCATCTACAATCTAAAGGCTTTCATGAAGAAATTACGGTGGATGATTTTCCGCTTCGAGGAAAACCCGTAAAACTTCATATCCAACGTAGAAGATGGACAGACACAAAATCTGGAAAAATATTACAACGAGATTGGAATCTCATCGCAAAAGGCACTCGCATGACACAAGATTTTGCAGAGTTCTTAAAAAAAATCAGCCGATACTAA
- a CDS encoding AMP-binding protein yields the protein MLIDLSKASPIRQTSSNEFETKVLDFIIEWKSDSKTVKIQSSGSTGIPKIFDIEKSKMLNSAQMTCDFLRLKEGDSALLCLPIEYISGKMMVVRSIYIKLKLLITETSLNPLQHLAEKVDFCAMTPLQVENSLDKIHFIKNLIIGGAAVSEALKQKISQTLKFSNSQTKIFETYGMSETLSHIALKQVFPNHEDWFTVFDGVDISLDERGCLKISAPKLNAEILQTNDLVEITGQKQFRFLGRLDNVINSGGAKIFPEELEKRVKNEIPNEAVFLGIDDEKLGQKLILVIEGESDENLKSKIYNLKFKKSFHKPKEIIFVDQIPRTPNGKVNRIELKKMIQTQ from the coding sequence ATGTTAATCGACCTTTCCAAAGCATCACCAATCAGACAAACCTCATCTAACGAATTTGAAACCAAAGTTTTAGATTTCATAATTGAGTGGAAATCGGACTCAAAAACGGTAAAAATTCAGAGTTCTGGATCTACAGGAATTCCAAAAATTTTTGACATCGAAAAATCAAAAATGCTCAATTCTGCCCAAATGACTTGTGATTTTTTAAGACTGAAAGAAGGTGACTCTGCCCTACTCTGTCTTCCGATTGAATATATCTCGGGAAAAATGATGGTGGTAAGAAGTATTTACATAAAATTAAAACTGCTGATTACAGAAACATCTCTCAACCCGTTGCAACATCTTGCCGAGAAAGTGGATTTCTGCGCAATGACGCCCTTGCAGGTCGAAAATTCTCTGGACAAAATTCATTTTATCAAAAATCTTATTATTGGTGGCGCAGCTGTTTCAGAAGCTTTAAAGCAAAAAATCTCTCAAACCCTCAAATTCTCAAACTCTCAAACTAAAATTTTTGAAACTTACGGAATGAGCGAGACGCTTTCTCACATCGCTTTGAAACAGGTTTTCCCAAATCACGAAGATTGGTTTACGGTTTTTGATGGCGTCGATATTTCTTTGGATGAAAGAGGATGTTTAAAAATATCTGCTCCCAAACTGAATGCAGAGATTTTACAGACTAATGATTTGGTTGAGATAACGGGTCAAAAACAATTCCGTTTTCTGGGAAGATTAGACAATGTCATCAATTCCGGCGGTGCAAAGATTTTTCCTGAAGAGTTAGAAAAACGCGTTAAGAACGAAATTCCAAATGAAGCTGTATTTCTTGGAATAGACGATGAAAAGCTAGGACAAAAATTGATTTTAGTCATCGAAGGAGAATCTGATGAAAATCTAAAATCTAAAATTTATAATCTAAAATTCAAAAAGTCATTTCATAAACCAAAAGAAATTATTTTTGTAGATCAGATTCCAAGAACGCCCAACGGAAAAGTAAACCGTATCGAATTAAAAAAAATGATCCAAACGCAATGA
- the arfB gene encoding alternative ribosome rescue aminoacyl-tRNA hydrolase ArfB, whose protein sequence is MKDFSAEITYKTSRSSGAGGQNVNKVETAVTAIWNVMESAVFRFDEKLRISEKLKNRINSEGLLQMTASESRTQVQNKKIVTEKMLDLVEKALFVPKKRLATKPSKGQIQKRIDNKKKLSEKKENRKFRF, encoded by the coding sequence ATGAAAGATTTTTCCGCAGAAATAACGTACAAAACTTCCCGCTCTTCCGGAGCTGGCGGACAGAACGTGAATAAGGTAGAAACGGCGGTAACTGCGATTTGGAATGTGATGGAAAGTGCTGTTTTCAGGTTTGATGAAAAGCTCAGAATATCTGAAAAACTTAAAAACAGGATCAATTCCGAAGGACTGCTCCAGATGACCGCTTCGGAAAGCAGAACGCAGGTTCAGAATAAAAAAATCGTAACCGAAAAAATGCTGGATTTGGTAGAGAAAGCTTTGTTTGTTCCAAAAAAACGTTTGGCTACAAAACCATCGAAAGGCCAGATCCAGAAAAGGATTGATAATAAAAAGAAATTATCCGAGAAAAAAGAAAACAGAAAATTTAGATTTTAA
- the cdd gene encoding cytidine deaminase, producing MEKEITINFEVIANYDHLTDIEKTLFDKAKTVRAQAYAPYSNFWVGCAVLLENGEIITGSNQENAAYPSGLCAERTTIFWTSANFPGVKIKKLFVIGAPKEALTSTPIPPCGSCRQSILEYESKQKEGIEIYFASLDGEIYKTKSIRDLLPFSFDASYL from the coding sequence ATGGAAAAAGAGATAACAATCAATTTTGAAGTAATCGCGAATTACGACCATCTTACTGATATAGAAAAAACACTTTTTGATAAAGCTAAAACCGTTCGTGCCCAGGCATACGCGCCTTATTCCAACTTCTGGGTGGGCTGTGCGGTTCTATTGGAAAACGGTGAAATCATCACAGGAAGTAATCAGGAAAATGCCGCATATCCGTCCGGATTATGTGCCGAGAGAACCACTATTTTCTGGACTTCTGCTAATTTTCCGGGTGTTAAGATCAAAAAACTGTTCGTAATTGGTGCACCAAAAGAAGCGCTCACTTCCACACCCATTCCGCCTTGCGGCTCTTGCAGACAGTCCATTTTGGAGTACGAGTCCAAGCAGAAAGAAGGCATCGAAATCTACTTTGCATCATTAGATGGAGAAATTTATAAAACCAAATCCATTAGAGATTTACTTCCATTTTCCTTTGACGCCAGCTATTTGTAA
- the recF gene encoding DNA replication/repair protein RecF (All proteins in this family for which functions are known are DNA-binding proteins that assist the filamentation of RecA onto DNA for the initiation of recombination or recombinational repair.), with the protein MIINKLSLINFKNHSGKTFEFSPQINCFVGNNGVGKTNVLDALHYLSVGKSFLGNSDLNNIRSDEDFFAIEAEIQNDEKEDIIKILQPKESKKVIKKNDKSYDRLADHIGYLPSVMISPYDSNLISDSGESRRKFLDAMISQTDSSYLFDLIQYQKTIQQRNALLKHFAKNRMFDKDSLEIYDDPISRFGTRIFDKRKDFVEKLNPISQHFYEIISGGKEIVNVIYESHLLDGLDSAQPDRFFKELLASSIDKDRALTYTSKGTHKDDLLFEMNGNSIKKIGSQGQQKSFLIALKLAQINRIKELTGKSPILLLDDIFDKLDDTRVSQLIELVNKESFGQIFITDTHKERTENVVRRISEESKIFEI; encoded by the coding sequence ATGATTATCAACAAACTTTCACTTATCAATTTCAAAAATCACTCAGGTAAAACTTTCGAATTTTCGCCGCAAATCAACTGTTTTGTGGGAAATAATGGCGTAGGTAAAACCAATGTTTTGGATGCACTCCATTATCTTTCTGTTGGTAAGAGTTTTCTCGGTAATTCGGACCTCAATAACATTAGATCTGATGAAGATTTTTTTGCGATTGAGGCAGAAATCCAGAATGATGAAAAAGAAGACATCATCAAAATTCTGCAGCCAAAAGAATCCAAAAAAGTCATTAAGAAAAATGATAAAAGCTACGATAGATTGGCTGATCATATTGGTTATCTCCCAAGTGTGATGATTTCGCCTTACGATTCCAATTTGATTTCCGATTCTGGAGAAAGCCGAAGAAAATTTCTGGATGCGATGATTTCTCAGACCGATTCCTCTTATCTTTTTGATTTGATTCAGTATCAGAAAACCATTCAGCAGAGAAATGCTTTATTAAAACATTTTGCAAAGAACAGAATGTTTGACAAAGATTCTCTGGAGATTTATGATGATCCGATTTCCAGATTCGGAACCAGAATTTTTGACAAAAGAAAAGACTTTGTGGAAAAACTGAATCCTATTTCTCAGCATTTCTACGAAATAATTTCTGGTGGAAAAGAAATCGTGAATGTTATTTATGAATCTCATCTTTTGGATGGCTTAGACTCCGCTCAGCCAGACAGGTTTTTTAAGGAGCTTTTAGCCAGTTCCATTGACAAAGACAGAGCTTTGACCTACACCTCAAAAGGAACACATAAAGATGATTTGTTATTTGAAATGAATGGGAATTCTATCAAAAAAATAGGTTCTCAGGGTCAGCAGAAATCATTTTTAATCGCCTTAAAATTAGCTCAAATCAACCGAATCAAGGAATTGACTGGAAAATCTCCGATCCTTCTTCTGGATGATATTTTTGACAAGCTGGATGATACCCGCGTTTCCCAATTGATAGAATTGGTGAATAAAGAAAGTTTTGGGCAGATCTTTATAACGGATACGCATAAGGAGCGGACAGAAAACGTAGTCCGAAGAATCAGCGAGGAGAGTAAGATTTTTGAGATTTAA
- a CDS encoding type II toxin-antitoxin system RelE/ParE family toxin codes for MDEVKIVWTTLARRERDVIFDYWNKKNKSNHYSKKLNLIIYQKIDLLKSNPFIGIETDFKPYRILLFENYGLVYRSEEELLYIISVWDNRQNPSKLKKLLGL; via the coding sequence ATGGATGAAGTAAAAATAGTATGGACAACGCTTGCAAGAAGAGAGAGGGACGTCATATTTGATTACTGGAATAAGAAAAATAAAAGTAATCATTATTCTAAAAAATTAAATCTTATTATTTATCAAAAAATTGATTTATTAAAATCTAATCCATTTATTGGCATTGAAACCGATTTTAAACCGTACAGAATTTTGCTTTTTGAGAATTACGGATTGGTTTATAGGTCAGAAGAAGAATTACTTTATATCATTTCTGTTTGGGATAATCGTCAAAATCCTAGTAAATTGAAAAAACTTTTAGGATTATGA
- a CDS encoding UbiA prenyltransferase family protein: MLILNLAKKYLIDSQVYVSLMGTFLAGFFMLEQKIFRWPTLLLIFITYFSGYLYTKYQYDKKKFLKILIFNCICGIISVILILKNHNEYRLLKWAIIVVLGLLYNSFFLEKFIRKIPLLKIFYVGLTWALINSWLILSHFNLAIFFITWLFISALVLPFDIRDMKSDDVVTFPILIGIQKTKFLAYALVFISSLLSISYLDLIFSLCFLLTTIITFLLIYFSENDNREAYFSFLVESCSGLPLLWLFVHWLINC, translated from the coding sequence ATGTTGATTTTAAATTTAGCAAAAAAATATCTCATTGACAGTCAGGTTTATGTTTCATTAATGGGAACTTTTCTGGCTGGTTTTTTTATGCTGGAGCAAAAGATATTCCGTTGGCCGACTTTGCTGTTGATATTCATCACTTATTTCAGCGGTTATCTTTATACCAAATATCAGTACGACAAAAAGAAGTTTCTCAAGATTCTGATTTTCAATTGCATCTGTGGAATTATCAGCGTCATTCTCATTCTCAAAAATCATAACGAATACAGACTTTTAAAATGGGCAATTATAGTTGTTTTGGGTTTGCTTTACAATTCCTTTTTCTTGGAGAAATTCATCAGGAAAATCCCATTACTAAAAATATTTTACGTTGGATTGACTTGGGCTTTAATCAATTCTTGGTTGATTTTGTCTCACTTTAATCTTGCAATATTTTTTATTACTTGGTTATTTATTTCGGCTTTGGTTTTACCTTTTGACATAAGAGATATGAAAAGTGATGATGTGGTAACTTTCCCGATTCTGATTGGGATTCAAAAAACTAAATTTTTAGCTTATGCTTTAGTTTTCATTTCAAGTTTGTTGAGTATTTCTTATCTGGATTTGATTTTTTCACTGTGTTTTTTATTGACTACAATTATCACTTTTTTATTAATTTATTTTTCAGAAAATGATAATCGGGAAGCTTATTTTAGTTTTTTGGTTGAAAGTTGTAGCGGATTACCTTTGTTATGGCTTTTCGTGCATTGGCTTATAAATTGCTAA